Genomic DNA from Arthrobacter sp. B1I2:
TTCAACGCCAAGTTCTTCCGCGATGCGCTCGGCCACCGTCCGGGCTGCCAGCCGCCGGGGCTGCGTGTGCCCGATCAGGCCCTTCTCGCCCAGGCCCAGTTCCAGGCACATCTTGGGGATCTGCGTGGTCTTTCCGGAGCCGGTCTCGCCGGCGATGATGGTCACCTGGTTGGCGGCGATCGCGGCCATCAGGTCCTCGCGGCGCTCGGAAACCGGCAGCTCGGCGGGATAGGAGATATGAAAAGTCATGGCTGCAGACAGTCTACTGCGGCGGGGCCGGCCCTCCGGTTCGACTGCCTGCGGCGTTCCTTGCGGTGCTGGGCTTACTAGAAGATGCGCAGGGTGTAGCTGGTGCTGGGAAGGTCCAGAGCTGACCATGCCTCGTGGGAGCTGACGGGAGGGGTGTGCCCGCGGCCGTCGCGGAGGAGCGCTGCGATGGTGGCGGCAGCGAGAAGAACGAGCAGGATGACGATGATGGTTGCGAAGATTTCCATGGCTCCATGCTTCTCTTCACGGTTCCAACCCAACAGTGGCAGAAATGCCCAAAAAGCTAAAATTCCTGCCACAATGGAAGCATGCTGAAATCGGTAGCCGTGATTGTGGTTCCCAACTTTTCGATCTTCGAATTCGGAACGGCGTGCGAGGTCTTCGGGATCGACAGGTCCGGCCGGGAGAGCGGCGTCCCGGCCTTTGATTTCCGGGTGTGCACCCCGGAGCCGGGCAATGTCCCCATGAGGTCGGGGTTGTCCATGAACGTGAGCCATGGGCTGGAAGCCACGGAGGATGCGGACCTGGTGATCATGGCTCCCTTTGAGCGGGACCAGGAATTGCCTGAGCCTGTGCTCGCTGCCCTTCAGGCCGCTGACGCCAGGGGCGCGTGGGTCATGTCGATCTGCTCAGGAGCGTTCGCGCTGGCCCGCGCAGGCCTGCTGGATGGCCGCCGCTGCACCACGCACTGGCACTACTCCCGCGACCTGGCCGACGCCTACCCGGCCGTACGGGTGGATGAGAACGTCCTCTATGTGCAGGACGGCAACATCATTTCCTCCGCCGGAACCGCTGCCGGCATCGACGCATGCCTGCACCTCGTGCGGCTGGAACTGGGGGCGAACGTTGCCGCCGCGATCGCCCGGGACATGGTGGTTCCGCCGCACCGCGACGGCGGCCAGGCCCAGTTCATCGACCGGCCCATGCCCACCTGCGGCTCGGCGCCCATGGAGGAACTGCTGAGGTGGATGGTGCAGAGCCTGGACCGTGAGCATACCGTCAACGAGCTGGCAGCCCTCGTACACATGTCACCGAGGACCTTTGCCAGGAAATTCCGTTCCGAAACGGGCGCCACGCCTGCGGCCTGGCTCAACTCGCAGCGGGTAATCCGGGCACAGGAGCTGCTGGAAACGACCGATTTGAACATCGACGAGATCGCCAGGGAAGCCGGGTTCGGCCACCCGGTCCTGTTGCGGCACCACTTTGCCAAGGTCCTCGACACCAGCCCGCAGTCCTACCGCCGGGCTTTCCGGGGGCAGCTGGCCGAGGCAGGCTGATTGCGGTCCTCCTACCTTGGTTGGGCTGCTGTCCGGGTACAGCCCGGGAGTGTTATTCCGTGCTGCGAGGGGTGGAGGTGCCCTGCCCGGTCCCGGACTCCTGGGCTGCTGCCCGGGTGCGGTCCACCAGCACCCGCCAGGGACCGGTCACGGCCTGTTCCGGCAGGGCAGCCCTGCGCTGCCCTGCCGTGATCGAGTACATGAAGCGGTCCGGCTGCGGTGCCTCGAACGCCGCAGCGGCTGCCCGCTGAGTGCTGGGTACTGCATCCCAGGGGCAGGCTTCAACAAGGGGCTGCCACTGGCTGAGGTCGCTGTCCGTTTGCGCGTCCACCGTCCAAACCCGCGTCATCGCGGCGATCCCGCCGCTCCGCTCCACCTTGATCTTCATGGCCTGGCCTCTGGGCTTCCATATGCCCCGGCGGCCTGTGACGGGACAGCGGGGAGTGGTTAAACCTTGACCTTTACAGTCTCCCACGCGACTCGTACAGCGTCATGCTCCGGCGAATCCAATCCGAACAGATCCGCGGCGGAACGCACCGTGGCACGCGCAAAGACGGAAAACGTTGCTGCCGGCGGCAGCGAACCGTTGGTGAGTGTCTCGTACCAGATGCGGCCCGGCGCCTCCCAGGCATAGCCGCCCAAGGTGTCGGCAACCAGGTAGAACGCGCGGTTGGGGATGCCGGAGTTGATGTGGACGCCGCCGTTGTCGGCGCTGGTCCGGACATAGGAGTCCATGGAGTCGGGCTGCGGGTCCTTGCCCAGCACGTCGTCGTCGTATGCCGTTCCGGGTGCTTTCATGGACCGCAGGGCCAGCCCCTGGACCTTGGGCGTAAACAGGCCTTCCCCGATCAGCCAACTGGCCTGGGCGGCTGACTGGTTCTTCACGTACTGCTCAACGAGCACACCGAAGACATCGGACATCGATTCATTCAGCGCGCCCGCCTGGTTCCGGTACGCCAGCCCGGCCGAGTACTGGGTGACGCCGTGCGCCAGTTCGTGTCCGATAACGCTCAGGGACTTTGTGAACCGTTCAAAGACGTCACCGTCGCCATCACCGAACACCATCTGGCTGCCGTTCCAGAAAGCGTTGTCGTACAGGTTTCCGAAGTGGACCGTGGCGTCAAGTTTCAACCCGCGCCCGTCAATCGAATTCCGGCCGAACGCGTCGGCGTACAGCCGATGCGTGTGCCCCAATCCGTCATAGGCCTCATCGGCGGCAACATCGCTGGTGGCCGGTCCGCCTTCTTTACGGATGACCCTGCCAGGCAAGGTTTCCTCGCCGCCGGCATCATAGATGGTGCGGTTCACCGGGCCCGGCGCTACCTGGCGCAGGCTGGAGGGCGGGACCGTGGCGGCTTGTGCACGTGCAGCCTGGAATGATTCGACGTGGCCCAGGGCTTTCCTGGCGGCGCTTGCCGCCGAAGAGAACCCGGGTGCATCCTGGTGCGCCAGCCGCCGCAACAAGTAGGGCGGAACGATGGAACAGAACTGAACTTGCATGGCGTACTCCCTCAGCTAGGTGGTTTCAGCCTAAGAGGAGCCACTGACAATCAACGGCAGGCGGCGGGCGAAAATTAAACAGCGTCCCGGGCACTGCACCAGGCCCGGATGGGTACGGTAGGCCCATGGCTGAAACCGAAAAGGAACCCACCAAAAGCTCCACCATGCTGACGGTCATCATCGCATTCGTAGCCAACACGCTCGTGGCGGCGGCAAAGTCAGTGGCCGCTGTCCTTACCGGCTCGGCCTCCATGGCAGCGGAGGCAGCCCATTCCTGGGCGGATACCGGAAACCAGGTATTCCTGTTCTTCGCGGAGCGCCGCTCTGCCCGCCCCCGGGACGAGGGCCATCCCATGGGCTACGGCCGGGAAGCCTACGTGTGGTCCATGTTCGCCGCTTTCGGACTTTTTACCGCCGGCGCAGTGGTGTCCATCATGCACGGCGTCCAGCAGATCATTGAGCCCGAGCCGGCGTCGGACTTCGGTGTGGCCTACGTGGTCCTTGCCGTAGCTTTCGTGCTCGAAGGGATCTCCTTCGTCCAGGCCTTCCGGCAGACCAGGAAGGCGGCCCATGAGCTGGACCGGCACACGCTCGAGCAGGTCCTCATCAGCTCCGATCCCACCCTGCGCGCCGTCTTCGCCGAGGATGCTGCCGCGCTGATCGGCCTCGTCGTGGCATTCGTGGGCGTGTTCCTGCACCAGGTCACCGGATCACCACTGCCCGATGCGATCGGTTCGATTGCCGTCGGCGTGCTGCTGGCCGTCGTCGCCGTTGTCCTGATCGACCGCAACAGGCGCTTCCTGGTGGGCCAGGGTGTAACCCCCGACATCGAGCGGTCCATGGCCCGCCGGGTGCTGGAGCACCCCGGGATCGCCCGGCTCACGTACCTGCACCTGGAATTCGTTGGTCCCCGCAAGCTGTACCTTGTGGCGGCCGTGGACCTGCAGGGGGACCACCCCGAACACGAGGTGGCGGTGGCCCTCCGCCGCATCGAGCGTGAGCTGGAAGACCACGAAACTGTCGAGGAAGCCGTGCTGACTCTGGCCACCCTCGACGAGGCCGCCTTGCGTTACTAAACGAGCAGGGATCTGCCGGCCCCGGCGGGCCGGAACAGTCCTGTCCGGTCTGGAGCTGCGGCACCACTGCTGCGGCGGCCGAAACGGGGAAACGAAAACCCCGCCACTTCCCTGAAGTGACGGGGTTTCTGTTGGTGCCCTCGATAGGATTCGAACCTACGACCTTCTGCTCCGGAGGCAGACGCTCTATCCCCTGAGCTACGAGGGCAATCCGGATTTCCTGCCGTTGCCGGCGGGACGTCCTAGAGCTTAGCAGGAAGGTGGGCCCCAAGGGAAAATCGGCGCCCGCCTGGCGGGTTTTGCCCTGCCGGCAGGGACGAAGGCTGCGGCATCAGTATCCGGAGAACGAGTCCACGTGAATCCGCCGGGCCCCTGCGTTGCGCGCGGCCCGGCGAAGGGAGGCGACGCTGGCCGGCGAGCCGGAGACATACACTTCGCGGGTTCCGATATCCGGGACCAGTGACTTCAGTCCTTCCGGGTCCAGCCTTGCACCGCCGCCCGCAACGGTGCCAAAGTCCGGCGGAGGCTCTGAACCGTCCGCCAACCGCACCAGCACCCGGACGCCGGAGTCCCGCAGTTCGTCCGCGTAGGCCAGCTCATCTGCGCTCCTGGCCAGGAGCAGGAGCACGGCGTCCCGCTCCCGCAGGCCCCCGGAGGAGAGATGCGAAACAAAGGGCGTGATGCCGATGCCGGCGGCAATGAGCAGCACCGGCCGGCGCGGATCGCGTGGCAGGACAAAGTCGCCGCCCACCGAGGTTGCCGTCAGCTCATCGCCGGGCTTCAGGGCCAGGAGCACCTTCTTTGCCGCGGACAGCGGCTCGGCGGTCCGGACTCCGAATTTCACCACCCGTTCCCCAGGCGAACCCGTCAGGCTGAACACCCGCCGTCGGCCCTTCCCATCCGGTTTCGCGTGCGGCAGGTCAAGTTCCATGTACTGCCCCGGAAGGAAGCGCACCGGCCGGGCCGGCTCGAACGAGAACTCCGTGGTACTCGGGGTCAGGCTGCGGCTTCCCGTGAACCGGAGCCTGACACGGCCACGCTGGCCCACCAGGAAGGCTAGGAGGTTACCCGCCAGCAAAGCTGCCTCCGGCGAATTCGCGAGGAATCCGAGGTTCCAGGGGACAGCGAACAGAACGCCAACGACGCCGGCCAGCGCCAGCTGCTGCCGGCGCCGCGGCGGCAGCGTCAGGGGCTCGGTCAGCATGAATCCGACGAAGAACAGCACCGGGCGCTGGGCCAGGGCCTGGTAGATGCCCGTCCCCGCCGTCATGCCCGAGCGAAGCAGCTCAAGGGTGATGACCGCCGTGGCCACAACGGTGAACGCGGACGCCATCAGGACCTTGCGCGTCCGGTACAGGACCAGCAGCACGCCCGGCACCAGGAGCCACAGCATGGCAGGAGTCGCTGCCCACCACGTGGCGATATTCAGCCCGGTAAGTCCGGTGACAAATGCGCCCGCGGCGGCAGGATTGAAGATGTGCCGGCCTTGCCACGCCAACGCGTATTTAGATGCGGACGCCAGGACACATGCCAGTGCCACCCCGGCCAGATCCCGCGATTCCAGGGACGGCCAGAACAGGAAGTACAGCAGCAGCCCCGTGATGAGGGACGAATCCGTATGGGGGCTCACCCGGAAAAGCGCCGCCAGTGCCCTGTTGGAGGCGTAGGTCAAGCCCAGGCACAGCACCAGATGGGCCAGCATTTCGGGAATGCCGAAGGTCAGCCAGCCAAGTACGTTGAGCAGAATGCTGTAGGCGGCCAGCACCGCCAGCACCACCAGGACAATCCGGTACATGGTGAACCTGCCCACGGCTGTCCCCATCCGGCCAGCCAGGGAGGGCGCAGGTCGGGCTTCCGGCGTTTCCACAGGGCTCATGAGTACAGCGTCCCTTCGAATTCGGCGGAATAGGCTGCGCTGCCGTCGGAAAAGACGGTCAGCCACGAAAAATCAAAGGTCTCCTGGAGCGTGGCGCCGGGGACAAAGAACAGGGCCGTTGCCAGGGCGTCGGCTGCCATGGCGGTCTCCGCCAGTGTCCAGGTGGCGACGGCGGTCCGCACCGGCCGCCCGGTGGTCCCGTCCAGGACGTGGTGCAGTCCGTCGCCCCAGGCGCGGCGGTTGGCAGCGGAAGCACACAGGGCGCGGCCGTCCAGGTGGATCACGCCAATCGCCTGCGCAGGGTTGTAGGGGTGTTCAAGTGCCACGCTGACGGGCCCTGCCCCGCGGACCAGCAGGTCGCCGCTGGCATCGATGACGAACGCGCCAATCCCGGCAGCCTGCAACTCCGCTGCCAGCAGGTCGACCAGCAGGCCCTTGCCCGCGGCGCCGATGTCCAGAACCACGGGGGCGCTGGCCGTCAGCACTGTTCCGGACCACGTGAGGACTGATTCCCAGGCCGGCGCGGGGAGCGGCGGTCCGGCCGGCCGGAGCGAATATGCTGCGTCGTATCCCAGGCGCTCCAGGCTGCCGCCAATCAGCGGCGTCATGGCGCCGTCGGTGACCCGGTAGAGCCGGCTGTACAACTCGCCCAGGGGAGCGGCCTCGTCCGGAAATCCGTAACGCCCGGGTTCCCGTGCCATGTCTGCAACCAGGGAGTCGGCGCGGAAACGGGACCAGTCGCCGTCGAACTCTTCAACCCTGTCCACAAGGCGCGTACGCAGGGACGAAGGCAGCGGCAGGGGAGTGGTGATTTCCCACTCGGTACCTATCCCCTGGAATGAAAAGTCCTCCCAGTCCGTGACGGGCACCGCCTACTGCGCCTCCGCCCTGATCTTGTCTACGGCCTGGTTGAAGCCTCCGCTGGTCAGCGAGGACCCGGCAACCTTGGACACGTCCAGTTCATCGATGTTCCTGCCCACCACCTGCGCAGCGATGCCACCGGCGAACTCGCCCTGGAATTTGCGGGTGTTTGGGTTGGACGGGTGCTGGGTGATCTGCACGTCCGTGATTTTTCCCGCTGCAAGCGTCAATTGCACGCCAACGGTTTCCGTGCCGTTGGGCGACACATAGTTCCCATCCGCGCTATAGGTGCCGTCTTTATAACCGGCGCCGCTGCCGGCAAGAGCGGAAGAGCCGGTTGACGGGGTGGCCGGGCTTCCAGCGGTCCCAGGGGTGCTGTCCGCGGTGGACGGTGCGCAACCCGCCACGGTTCCTGCCAGGGACAGCCCGGCGATACCGGCAAAAAGGCCTTTGCGTAAGGTGCCTTGGGGTAGGGAGGGGCTTGTCGAGTTGGAGGGTCTCATGAAGGCTCTCGTTTCACTTTTGGGGCTGCGCCCTGCGGCAGTGGCTACGGTTTAGTCAACGCCGGATCCGCCTGAATGGTTCACGGACGTCGCCGGGTCACCATTCTTTTCCGCGCCGGACGTCAGCCAAGGCGGTCAAATTCTTTGCTGTCTCTGGCCCCCGGTAGGCTAGAGGGGTGACTCCCGAAGAACTTTCCCTCGCCATATCCGCCTGCCTCAAGGACGCCGTCGCCGCCGGCGATATTGCCCTTGCGGCGTCAGCCATTCCGGCTGAGGTGCGTGTGGAGCGGCCCAAGAACCGGGACCACGGCGACTGGGCCACCAACATAGCCCTCCAGCTCGCCAAGCAGGCAGGCACCAACCCGCGTGAGTTCGCCACCATCCTCAGCAGCCGGCTGAAGTCGATCGACGGCGTCTCCGCGGTGGATATCGCAGGCCCCGGCTTCCTGAACATCACCGTGGACGCCGCAGCCGCGGGCGCCCTGGCCAAGGCCATTGTCGAGGCCGGCAAGGAGTACGGCACCAACACCGCGCTCGCCGGGCACACCGTCAACATGGAGTTCGTGTCCGCCAACCCCACAGGTCCGCTGCACATCGGCCACACCCGCTGGGCCGCCCTGGGTGACGCCATCGCGCGCGTGCTGCGGGCATCCGGCGCGGACGTCACGGCCGAGTACTACATCAACGATGCCGGCTCGCAGATGAACACGTTCGCCACCTCCGTGTACTCCCGCCTGCATGGCCTTCCCGTGCCCGACGGCGGCTACCCCGGGCAGTACATCGCCGACCTTGGCCATGAGGTTCTCACCGCACACCCTGATATCCGTGAGCTCACTGAAGTGGCAGCCCTGCCGGTCATCCGCGCCGCCGCCTATGAAGCCCAGATGAAGGACATCCAGGCCACCCTGGCGGACTTCGGCGTCGAGTTCGACGTTTTCTTCTCCGAGCAGGAACTGCACGACGCCGGCGCCATTGAAAGTGCCGTGGCGCGCCTTCGCGAACAGGGCCACGTGTTCGACGACGGCGGTGCGGTCTGGCTGCGCACCACGGACTTTGGCGATGACAAGGACCGTGTGATGATCCGCGCCAACGGCGAACCCACTTACTTCGCCGCCGACGCGGCGTACTACCTGTCCAAAAAGGACCGCGGCTTCACGGAGAAGATCTACCTCCTGGGCGCCGACCACCACGGGTACATCAACCGGCTCAAGGCCATCGCGGCTGCCGCCGGCGACGATCCCGAAGTGAACATCGAGGTGCTGATTGGCCAGCTGGTGTCCGTAAACGGCGCCAAGCTGTCCAAGCGCGCCGGCAACATCATCGAGCTCAAGGACCTGATCGACTGGCTGGGCAAGGACGCCGTCCGCTACTCGCTGGCCCGGTTCCCCGCAGATTCGCCGCTGACCCTCGATCCGGAACTGTTGAAGAAGCACAGCAACGAGAACCCGGTGTTCTACGTGCAGTACGCCCATGCCCGCTCGCGCGGCGCGGCCCGCAATGCCGTGGCAGCGGGCGTGGAACGCCGTGTGGACGGCAAAGACAGCTTTGACGCCTCGCTGCTTGACCACGCCACCGAGAACGAGCTGTTGTCCTACCTGGGCAGCTACCCGTCGATCGTGGCCAAGGCGGCCGAACTGCGCGAACCGCACCGCGTGGCCCGTCACCTTGAGGCGATCGCAGGGGCCTACCACCGCTGGTACGACGCGTGCCGCATTGCCCCCATGGGCGACGAAGCGGTGACCGACCTCAACCGCACCCGGCTGTGGCTCAACGACGCCACCAGCCAGGTGCTGGCCAACGGACTCGACCTGCTGGGCGTTTCAGCCCCGGAACGGATGTAAGCGCCATGCCAGTATTCCCAAGCACCGCCGCGTCCCCGCTTGCCCCGGAATGGCTGCAGGTGCCGGCCGACCTCAACACGCTGCATGAGCCCATGTGGGCCGGCAGCGTGGTCCGCAGCGACTCCGGTGCCCTCGCCGTGGGCGGCGTGGACGTTCAGGAGCTCAAGGAGCAGTTCGGCACCCCCCTGTTCGTGATGGACGAGGCCGACTTCCGTGCCCGGGCCCGCGCGTTCAAGGATTCCTTTGACGCCGCGTTCGCCGATATCTGCGGCGGGGTGGACGTCTACTACGCCGGAAAATCCTTCCTCTGCACCGCAGTGGTGAAGTGGGTGGAAGAGGAAGGGCTGTGTTTGGACACCGCATCCGGGGGCGAACTGGCAGTGGCAGCCCGCGCCGGAATACCTGGGGAGCGGGTGGCGCTGCACGGCAACAACAAGTCCGACGGTGAGATCAAGCGCGCCCTGGACATGAAACTGGGCCGGATTGTGGTGGACAGCCTGGCCGAGCTTGTCCGCGTGGGTGACATCGCCCAAGCCCGTGGGGAGCAGGCCAAGGTCATGCTGCGGCTTACCCCCGGCGTCCATGCCCACACCCACGAGTTCATCGCCACCGCCCACGAGGACCAGAAGTTTGGCCTCTCCATGGCGGCAGACACCACAGACCAGGCTGGCCTGTCCGCTGCCGAGGAGGCGGTGGCTGCTGCCACGGCACACCCCGGCATCGAGCTGCTGGGCCTGCACTGCCACATCGGCTCCCAGATCTTCGAGCCGGATGGCTTCGCCATGGCAGCGGAGAAGCTGCTCCGCTTCCTCGCAGCGATGCAGGAAAAGTACTCCATCGCGATGCCGGAGCTGGATCTCGGCGGTGGCTACGGCATTGCCTACACTCCGGTGGACACCCCCCGCCCCGCAGCGGACATCGCGCAGGCGATGGCCGCCGTCGTGCGTTCCACCTGCGCCGAGCTCGGCATCGATTCTCCCCGGATTTCCATTGAGCCGGGCCGCGCCATCGTGGGCAGCACCACGTTCACCCTGTACGAGGTGGGCACGCTGAAGACCGTTCGCGTCGACGCTCCCGCCACCTCAACCGCCGGTGACGGCGGCAACAACGTTACGTATCTGCGCCGGTATGTTTCGGTGGACGGCGGCATGAGCGATAACGCCCGGCCGGTGCTGTACGACGCGGATTATTCGGCCGTCCTGGCGTCCCGCACGTCCTCCGCCGCGCCGCAGCTGTCCCGCGTGGTGGGCAAACATTGCGAGAGCGGCGACATAGTTGTTAGAGATGTATATCTGCCCGAGGACGTGGCAGCCGGTGATCTGCTTGCCGTACCGGGGACCGGCGCCTACTGCTGGGCCCTGTCAAGCAACTACAACTATCTGGCCCGGCCGGGCGTTGTCGCGGTGCGCGACGGATCTGCCCGGCTGATTGTCCGCGGGGAAACCGAAGAAGATCTGCTGAACCGCGACATGGGAGCCTGAATGACGGAAATGCGAACGCTGAAAGTAGCCCTGCTGGGCTGTGGCAACGTTGGGGCCCAGGTTGCGCGGATTCTCATTGAGGATGCCGACACCCTTGCCGCCCGGACCGGTGCCCGACTGCAGCTCAGCGGCATCGCCGTGCGCAACGTCAGCGCCCCGCGCGACGTGGACCTGCCGCAGGAGCTCTTCACCACCGACGCCGATACCCTGGTCAAGGACGCCGACCTGGTGATCGAACTGATGGGCGGCATCGAACCTGCCCGCACGCTGATCCTCTCCGCGCTGCGCAACGGCGCCTGCGTGGTCACCGGCAACAAGGCGCTCCTGGCCCAGGACGGCCCCACGCTTTACGAAGAAGCCGACAAAGCCGGCGTCCAGCTTTCCTACGAGGCCGCCGTGGCCGGAGCCATCCCCATCCTCCGCCCCATCCGCGACAGCCTTTCCGGCGACCGGATCACCCGGGTGCTGGGCATCGTCAACGGCACCACCAACTTCATCCTTGACCAGATGGACAGCACCGGCGCCCAGTTTGCCGACGCCCTCGCGGAAGCCCAGCGCCTTGGCTACGCCGAAGCGGACCCCACTGCCGACGTCGAAGGCCACGACGCCGCGGCGAAGGCCGCGATCCTCGCGTCCCTTGCGTTCCACACGCGGTTCGCCCTCGAAAATGTGCATTGCGAAGGCATCACCTCCGTCAGCGCCGCGGACATCGCCGCCGCAAAAGACGCCGGCTTTGTCATCAAGCTGCTGGCCATCGCTGAGAAGCTGCCCGCTGCAGGCACGGAAGCAGACGGCAGCGAGGGCGTTTCCGTCCGCGTCCACCCCACGCTCCTGCCACGCGAGCACCCGCTGGCCGCCGTTCGCGGCGCCTTCAACGCCGTGTTCATCGAGGCGGAGAACGCCGGCGAGCTGATGTTCTACGGCCAGGGCGCCGGCGGAACCCCTACAGCATCCGCCGTACTGGGCGACCTCGTCTCGGCAGCCCGCCGCCTGGTTCTCGGCGGCCCCGGACGCACCGAGACCACCACGGGCCACGTGCCGGCGCTGCCCATCGACGCCGCCGTCACCAGCTACTACATCGGCCTCGACGTGGCGGACCAGCCCGGCGTCCTCGCCAGGATCGCCCAGCTGTTCGCCGAGCACGGCGTGTCCATCGAAATCATGCGGCAGACCATCCACCGCGACGCCGAGTCCAACGTTGAGTCGGCCGAACTGCGGATCGTCACCCACCGCGCATCAGAGGCTGCCCTTGCAGCCACCGTCGAGGCCGTAAAGGGCCTGGACGTCATCAATTCAGTTACATCCGTTCTGCGGGTAGAAGGAGTCTAAGTGGCTCACCAATGGCGCGGTGTCATCCGCGAATACGCTGACCGTCTGCCCGTGACGGAATCCACCAGGGTCATCACCCTGGGTGAGGGAGGCACCCCGCTGGTGCGCGCGCAGAAGCTTTCCGAGCTCACCGGCTCGGAGGTGTACCTGAAGGTTGAGGGTATGAACCCCACCGGTTCCTTCAAGGACCGCGGCATGACCATGGCCATGACCGCTGCGGTGGCCTCCGGGGCCAAGGCTGTGGTGTGTGCTTCCACAGGCAACACCTCTGCCTCTGCTGCTGCTTACGCAACGGCGGCAGGCCTCAAGTGCGCCGTCCTGGTGCCTGAAGGCAAGATCTCCATGGGCAAGCTGAGCCAGGCGATCGCCCACGGCGCCACCCTGCTCCAGGTGGACGGCAACTTTGACAACTGTCTCGACATCGCCCGGAAACTGGGGGAGTCCTACCCGGTATTCCTGGTCAACTCCGTCAATCCGGCGCGCATCCAGGGACAGAAGACCGGTGCGTTCGAGATCGTCGACGCACTCGGTGACGCCCCCGACATCCACGTCCTCCCGGTAGGAAACGCCGGAAACATCACTGCCTACTGGAAGGGCTACAAGGAGTACTCCGCTCCGTTCGAGTCCGACACAGCCGGCACGCTGCCCGCCGTTGCCACCAGGACCCCCGCGATGTGGGGCTTCCAGGCAGCCGGGGCCGCGCCCTTCGTAGCTGGCCACCCCATCACGGAACCGGACACGATCGCCACCGCAATCCGGATCGGCAACCCTGCTTCCTGGGACGGCGCCATCGCTGCCCGCGATGAGTCCGGCGGGTTCATCGACGCGGTTACCGACGACGAGATCCTCAACGCCCACCGCTGGCTGTCCTCACGGGAAGGCGTCTTTGTGGAGCCGGGGTCTGCAGCAGGCGTTGCCGGGCTTCTGAAGAAGCACGCCGCCGGCGAGGTGCCGTCCGGCAAGACCATCGTCATCACGGTCACCGGGCACGGCCTGAAGGATCCCCAGTGGGCCCTGCGCACCGAGGATGGCAGCGACGTCCAGCCGGTTAAGGTTCCGAACGACGTGGTGACCGTTGCCGCTGAGCTGGGACTGGAAGAAAAGTAGCCTTGGACACCACCTCGCAGGCCGCCGTCGGCCTGCAACTGATTGAGCCGGGGCAGTGCGTCACTGTCCGCGTCCCCGCCACCAGCGCCAACCTCGGTCCCGGTTATGACAGTCTGGGCCTCGCGCTGGCCCTGCATGACACCCTCACCGTGGAAAGCCTCGGCACGGACCAACTCGTGTTCGAGCTCCGCGGCGAGGGTGCGGACACCCTGCCCCGGGATGCCAGCCACCTGGTGGTCCGCGCCATGGATGCGGCCTTCGAACGGCTGGGCTACCGCCACGGCGGCCTGCGGGTGGTTGCCGAAAATGTGAACCCGCACGGCCGGGGGCTCGGTTCCTCCGCGTCGGCCGTGGTGGCCGCGGTGTCGGCTGCCAACGCGATGGTGCCGGCCGAAGACCAGCGCGGAAAGGACTGGATCCTCCAGCTCACCAGCGAACTGGAGGGCCATCCGGACAACGTGGCTCCCGCCATTTTCGGCGGCCTGGCGCTGTCGTGGCAGGACAGTGAGCAGTACAGCAGCACCAGTGCCACCGTGGCCGGGTCCGTTATTCCCATCGTGGCGGTACCCGACTTCGAACTCTCCACCGAAGCGGCCCGCGCACTGCTCCCGGCATCCGTGGGACACCACGCGGCCGCCATGAACTCCGGCCGGGCAGCACTGCTGATCCATGCGCTGACGCAGAAGCCCGAATTCCTGTTGCCGGGCACTGAGGACTACCTGCACCAGAGCTATCGTGCTGAAGCCATGCGGCCCAGTGCGGTGCTCATCGGGGCACTTCGCGCAGCCGGCTATGCCGCAGTGGTTTCCGGGGCCGGGCCCACCGTGCTGGTGCTGGCGAACG
This window encodes:
- the thrB gene encoding homoserine kinase encodes the protein MDTTSQAAVGLQLIEPGQCVTVRVPATSANLGPGYDSLGLALALHDTLTVESLGTDQLVFELRGEGADTLPRDASHLVVRAMDAAFERLGYRHGGLRVVAENVNPHGRGLGSSASAVVAAVSAANAMVPAEDQRGKDWILQLTSELEGHPDNVAPAIFGGLALSWQDSEQYSSTSATVAGSVIPIVAVPDFELSTEAARALLPASVGHHAAAMNSGRAALLIHALTQKPEFLLPGTEDYLHQSYRAEAMRPSAVLIGALRAAGYAAVVSGAGPTVLVLANGEEQAGNALALIEAYTAENTPDIGWRVLKLAVDVEGAKVELHRR
- the thrC gene encoding threonine synthase, whose translation is MAHQWRGVIREYADRLPVTESTRVITLGEGGTPLVRAQKLSELTGSEVYLKVEGMNPTGSFKDRGMTMAMTAAVASGAKAVVCASTGNTSASAAAYATAAGLKCAVLVPEGKISMGKLSQAIAHGATLLQVDGNFDNCLDIARKLGESYPVFLVNSVNPARIQGQKTGAFEIVDALGDAPDIHVLPVGNAGNITAYWKGYKEYSAPFESDTAGTLPAVATRTPAMWGFQAAGAAPFVAGHPITEPDTIATAIRIGNPASWDGAIAARDESGGFIDAVTDDEILNAHRWLSSREGVFVEPGSAAGVAGLLKKHAAGEVPSGKTIVITVTGHGLKDPQWALRTEDGSDVQPVKVPNDVVTVAAELGLEEK